GAGATAGCTGCATCTGCGATGTTAAAAACCGGCCTGAAAAAAATAAATTCCTCACCTGACCATATAGGAAACCAGTCGGGAAAGCTGCCTTTCAATATTGGAAAATAAAACATGTCTACCACTCTGCCATGGAACAATTTTTCATATCCATAAATAACGCCATAAAAAACTGAGTCTATGATATTCCCCAGCGCTCCCGCGAAAATCAAGGCTACGCTTAAAATAAAACCGCGGTGATATTTATGCTTTATCAGGTAATGCAAACCATAACCTATTCCCCCTACAGCTAATATTCTAAACAAAGACAATGCTAACTTTCCGGCTTCACCGCCAAACTCCATACCAAATGCCATCCCATTATTCTCCGTAAAGTGAATAATAAAAAAATTCTTAATAATATGGAACTCCTGACCAATAAACATATTGGTTTTTATCCATGTTTTAAGAACTTGATCAGCAATTAATACTAATAGAATAAGGATAATTGGTTTATTATATCCTTTCATTAATTCTGTTTTAATTTAGCTTCCATACTTAAAGTGGCATGTGGTACAGCTCTTAAACGTTCTTTCTGAATAAGCTTACCTGTTTCGCGGCAAATGCCATATGTTTTATTTTCTATTCTTACCAGTGCAGCTTCTAAATTCTCTATAAATTTTTTCTGCCTTGCTGCCAACTGATTAATTTGTTCTTTTTCTAATGTTGCAGAACCATCTTCCAATGTTTTAAAAGTTCCTGCCGTATCATCTGTACCATTTGCATTAGGATTACTTAATGAATTGGCTAACAATGCTAACTCTTCCTTAGCACTATTCAACTTAGTGGTGATTAATTCTTTGAACTCTTGAAGTTCTGCATCTGAGTAACGGTTTTTAGCAACATTTTCCATAGTCTTAAATTTTACTTAGCAAGATAAATAATTTTTCGTTCTCTATTTCTATGCTATCTCCTTCTGTCAATTTTAATATCTCAAACTCTTCAGAAAGGGTCTCGGCACAAATATATAATTTATTTTTTTCTACAGATTTTGAGATTAAAGAGTTATCCTCTAATAAAACCTTTATCTTATCTGTCACTTCAAAACCTTTATCTTTTCTTAGGTTTTGAATTCTATTGATAACTTCCCTTGCAATCCCTTCTTCCTTTAACTCCTCTGTGATGGTAACATCTAATGCTACAGTCAATCTTCCAATATTTGTAACCTGCCATCCCGGTACATCCTCAGCAATTATTTCTACATCTTCCACCGGTATGTCAAATGTTAGACCATCAACATCAAAAACGATGTTTCTGTTTGTCTCAAATGAATTTATTTGTTCATCCGTAAGATTTGTCAGATAATTACCAACAGCTTTCATGTTCTTTCCAACTTTAGGTCCCAAAGACTTAAAGTTTGGTTTGATTTTCTTTTTAATAATACCAGCCGTATCTGTAATATACTCAATTTCTTTGATATTAGTTTCTGATAAGATCAATTCCTTAACCTTTTCTACTTTTGCCTGAAACGCAGCATCCAAAACAGGTAACAATATCTTATTTAATGGCTGCCTTACATTTATTCCAACTTTTTTACGTAACGATAATACCATCGAAGAAATATCCTGAGCTAACTGCATTCTTTCTTCTAGAGATTTGTCAACTAATTCCTCATGATAAATAGGAAAATCCGCTAAATGAACAGATTCTACTTTCTCTCTGTCCGTTTCGCTGTTCAAATCATTAAATAACCTGTCGGAGAAAAACGGGGCAATTGGAGACATCAATTTAGCAACAGTTTCCAAACAAGTATATAAAGTTTGATATGCTGATATCTTATCTTCTGAATAATCACCTTTCCAAAAACGCCTTCTGCTTAATCTAACGAACCAGTTACTTAAATGCTCATCCACAAAGTTTTGTATAGACCTTGCCGCTTTAGTAGGTTCAAAATCTTCGTAAAACTCATCAACCTCCTTAGTTAAGGTATTCAGTAAAGAAATAATCCAACGATCTATTTCCGGACGTTTACTGATGTCAATATCAGCTTCGCTATACTTAAACCCGTCAATATTTGCATAAAGCGCAAAGAAAGCGTAAGTATTGTATAATGTACCGAAGAATTTTCTTCGCACCTCATCCAATCCTTCTATATTAAACTTCAGATTATCCCAGGGAGAAGCATTACTTATCATGTACCAACGGGTTGCATCGGCACTATATTGTTCGATAGTAGAGAAAGGATCGACTGCATTTCCCAGACGTTTAGACATTTTATTTCCATTCTTATCTAGTACAAGTCCGTTAGAAATCACGTTTTTAAAAGCAATTCCTTGATTTCCATTCTCAAAATTTACAGCTTTAATTTCAGGAGAGCATTCGCTCAACAAAGCGGCAATAGTATGTAGAGTAAAAAACCAGCCCCTTGTTTGGTCCACACCTTCTGCGATGAAATCAGCAGGATAAGCCTTAGCGAATTCTTCCTGATTTTCGAAAGGATAATGCCATTGTGCGTAAGGCATTGCTCCCGAATCAAACCAAACATCTATCAGATCTGGTTCTCTAAACATTTTTTCTCCTTTTGAAGATACCAGAACAACATCATCAACAAAAGGTCTATGCATATCCTTCAAACGGAATCCTTCTGGCATAAAACCTGCCTGCGCTGCTTCATCAATTTTAGAATTCAGCTCCCCTACCGATCCGATACAAATTTCTTCCGATCCATCTTCAGTTCTCCAGATAGGTAAAGGAGTCCCCCAATATCTGGAACGAGATAAATTCCAATCAACTAAATTTTCCAGCCAGTTACCGAAACGTCCGGTTCCAGTAGATTCCGGCTTCCAATTGATAGTTTTATTTAAAGCTACTAGCTTATCTTTAATAGCTGTTGTTTTAATAAACCAGCTATCTAAAGGATAGTAAAGCACTGGCTTGTCAGTTCTCCAGCAATGAGGATAACTGTGTTCGTATTTCTTAACGTCAAATGCTTTATTCTCTTCCTTTAGCTTAATTGCAATAAGAACATCTGTTGGTTTAAAATCCTCAGCTTTTCGCTCTTCATCAGAATAGTATTCCTCTTTCACGAATCTTCCTGCAAAATCTGTTACCTCCGGAATAAACCTTCCTTGTTTATCAACCAAAGGCAACTCATTTCCTCGCTCATCCTTAATCATTATAGATGGTACACCATTTTCCTTAGCTACCCTAAAGTCGTCCGCACCATATACAGACGCTATATGTACAATACCAGTACCATCTTCAGTAGTTACAAAATCTCCTGGGATTACTCTA
This genomic interval from Pseudopedobacter saltans DSM 12145 contains the following:
- a CDS encoding lipoprotein signal peptidase → MKGYNKPIILILLVLIADQVLKTWIKTNMFIGQEFHIIKNFFIIHFTENNGMAFGMEFGGEAGKLALSLFRILAVGGIGYGLHYLIKHKYHRGFILSVALIFAGALGNIIDSVFYGVIYGYEKLFHGRVVDMFYFPILKGSFPDWFPIWSGEEFIFFRPVFNIADAAISIGVFIILLNQKTYFKEEIKEVPSPNSEVVED
- the ileS gene encoding isoleucine--tRNA ligase, giving the protein MYKEYKQLNLSQIGKEVLENWKENDVFAKSINNRPDSKPYTFFEGPPSANGMPGIHHVMARSIKDIFCRYKTLKGYQVKRKGGWDTHGLPIELAVEKSLGITKEDIGKKISVEDYNEACRKEVMRYTDVWNDLTEKMGYWVDLDEPYITYKNDYIESLWWILKELHTAGFLYKGYTVQPYSPAAGTGLSSHELNQPGTYRDVKDTSVVAEFRLKGDQIHPLIPRLFEEDEEDTVIIAWTTTPWTLPSNCALAIGENIDYVKVKTFNQYTHLPVSVVLARDLVAKHFKAEAKDLSFQDYKGGDKLIPWEVTDEFKGSELVGLRYYQLLPYVSSEEIEANAFRVIPGDFVTTEDGTGIVHIASVYGADDFRVAKENGVPSIMIKDERGNELPLVDKQGRFIPEVTDFAGRFVKEEYYSDEERKAEDFKPTDVLIAIKLKEENKAFDVKKYEHSYPHCWRTDKPVLYYPLDSWFIKTTAIKDKLVALNKTINWKPESTGTGRFGNWLENLVDWNLSRSRYWGTPLPIWRTEDGSEEICIGSVGELNSKIDEAAQAGFMPEGFRLKDMHRPFVDDVVLVSSKGEKMFREPDLIDVWFDSGAMPYAQWHYPFENQEEFAKAYPADFIAEGVDQTRGWFFTLHTIAALLSECSPEIKAVNFENGNQGIAFKNVISNGLVLDKNGNKMSKRLGNAVDPFSTIEQYSADATRWYMISNASPWDNLKFNIEGLDEVRRKFFGTLYNTYAFFALYANIDGFKYSEADIDISKRPEIDRWIISLLNTLTKEVDEFYEDFEPTKAARSIQNFVDEHLSNWFVRLSRRRFWKGDYSEDKISAYQTLYTCLETVAKLMSPIAPFFSDRLFNDLNSETDREKVESVHLADFPIYHEELVDKSLEERMQLAQDISSMVLSLRKKVGINVRQPLNKILLPVLDAAFQAKVEKVKELILSETNIKEIEYITDTAGIIKKKIKPNFKSLGPKVGKNMKAVGNYLTNLTDEQINSFETNRNIVFDVDGLTFDIPVEDVEIIAEDVPGWQVTNIGRLTVALDVTITEELKEEGIAREVINRIQNLRKDKGFEVTDKIKVLLEDNSLISKSVEKNKLYICAETLSEEFEILKLTEGDSIEIENEKLFILLSKI
- a CDS encoding TraR/DksA family transcriptional regulator; this encodes MENVAKNRYSDAELQEFKELITTKLNSAKEELALLANSLSNPNANGTDDTAGTFKTLEDGSATLEKEQINQLAARQKKFIENLEAALVRIENKTYGICRETGKLIQKERLRAVPHATLSMEAKLKQN